aaacaggtgaatccagcaacttgttattttttaactctgtgccaactttgattcctccagaacaaaaccacttagagagattcagactttaatgatagaaacttcagagtcttgattttaaaaagaaaccaaGACCATGACCATGACATGAGTTCAAAATGTTCATCAACagcatttaatttactttggCTATGTCCTAAATActaaatagtttgttttttgcaaaaacgCTGGAAAGATGAGAGGTTGAGCAGTTGGTGTTTGCGTGATGGAACAAATGACCCTGGTTACCTCGATCTGGGTGCCACAAGCATTGAGGGGGAAGGTACCGATGATGTGAGTGCTGTTGGAACGTGTGCTCAGGTTACAGTCAACGTTGTTGGATTCGCTGAGGCGCAGATGATCCTCGTCAAGTCCAGAGAAGGTTGATTTGTCAACTATTACAGTCATGTTGAACTCGGTGCAGATCACATCGACTTTCACTGGAAGCagagatttatatttaaaacaaaacatgaattgTACTAAAAATAAAGCATATATTGTTGTGTATAAATTGTatcaatttttaaaatatatataatatataatttgatattttcatttcaactgCACTACAAGTATGAATCATGGGAAGGCAGTTGTGTATTACAGGAAATAAGTTTAACAGGTTTCCGTTTTGGAGAATTTCTGCCCTCTAGCGGTAGAAAATGATCTGATGCACTTTTAAAGGAATAATCTTTgggatttagtggcatctagtggtgaagcTGGAAAACAGACAGTTGACATGTTTTCTCCTGTAAAGTTTAAGCACAGTGGTCTCAAGTGGTTAATAGAGGAACTGAAATTTTTGATTTGACACTTTTTCAGATGATTAACGACAGACAAAATTATAATTCTAAATGTTATTATACTTCAGCCGAAAAGAAATCCACACTTGGACCTTTTACACAAATCTTAACTTTATCTCAGAACTTTTCGTTTTATTTTCCTAACATGAACCTCCAATATTTGGCACCTAAATTCAGCAATTCATCACAGCAGAGAGGCCTTTACACTCACCATGCTCCTTGACGACGCTGACCACAACACACCTCATCTCGGACTGATAGACTCTGGACCTGAAAAAGGATTgttgaacatttatttaacatttaagagAAGGATTTGCTTACGCTTCTCTGTAATTTTTGCCACTACATCCCATAAACTAgtcattttaaagctgcacacATACACGTttgaccactagagggcagaaaGTCTCCAAAAGGTTGATATTTTCAATAGTAATACACAACTGCCCTCTTATGattcaataaaaatgtaaacattcgaTCTATAAAAAGTAAAGCATAGCAATGGTATAATTCAAATTCATTTAAGTTGAAATCTGGCTTAgagatttattttccatttcaaacCAGGCTACAGTTGACTTCCAAACCGAATTAAACCAGTTCTGTCACAAACGGAAACCAAAGCTCACCCTGATGTGGATTCAACAGCGAAGCAAATTGCATAATGATCGTTCAGGCCGTCTGTGACGGGTGTCCACCTAATGACAAACTCATCATGTGTGGTTTTGTGCTTGGCGAGGTTTGCTGGCCCGCTCATGATGATATTTTGCaatctgtataaaaacaaaaacaagggaaactTGCTCATTATtgctgattttgttttaaattatgaCGCTCTGACTGATCAAGCGTCGTCTCACTCACGTTGAGTAAGAAGCTTGGGCTTTGATTCTGATCTCCAATTCTTTGTTGACCTCTGCTTCGAGCCGGGCTCCATTTCTGGGTGTCGGATCCAAAAACTTTGGCAAGTAGAGTCCTTCCTCACACGAGGGAACCGATGGGTCCACTGGAGAGTAAAAGATGTGAAGTAAATATAGTACCTGCTGGATTTACTGCCTGGTAAACATCAGATCTCCCAGTCTCATTGTAGATGAACTGAACTGTATGATGCCTTGTTAAGAATATTTGGAGGTACTTCTgagtacaataaaaaaaaaaatctcactcaCCAAGAAAAGAGAATTGCAGTGATAGTCTACTGAGAGGTGTCCCGTGGTATGATGTggaggttgtagttggtgctgtagttgttgtagtgGTTGGCCTTGGGGTCATAGCTGTAGTCATCCACGGTGCTACAGTGGTTGTAATCGGCCAAGTGATCGtagcttctctctttctcctggcGAGTGGTGGAAACCTTGTGGCACTGGTTCCATCTGTGTATTGCAGAGTGATGTGTTGTCGTGGGAAGTCCTCAACCACCATCTCAAGTCCAAAAACTCTGCTGTCGGCACTTGTGGAGTTGTCATAGTGTAGTGTGCATGAGTTCTAAcgatatataaacacagttagtTGTACAGGTGAACAGTTAGTCAGCCACTGCATACTGTACACTCATGATGCATCATAAACGAGGAAACAAACTGTTCAACTAACCTCATCTAACTGGAAGCCTGAAGGCAGGTGGCATGAGCTGCACTCTAGATTGGGGTCATTTCCATATCTGCATCGGACTCTGTCGCCATCAGGGTCAAAGTCCATCAGCTTGTATGACCGTGGGCAGTTCTGAGGAACTCTGAAGAGACACAAGATGAGATGATGCCACagtctgacattttcaaaattCATCAGATATCAATTTCATGCAGGAAGATTACCTCAGGAGGGGTAGAATGGCAGTGTCTGGTGATCTGTTTGGTTCTCCGGTGTCAGATCTTTTCCCCAAATCCACAAAAGTAGACAAACGCCAATCGTTAACACCGTTACGTGTTGTGACCCAGCAACAGCTCGCCGACCTGTGATGAATGGAAACAAGTCCCATTAATcttcatgttttaattaaaaaacacatcaaacagagacatgtTTGACATGAAGATGATTTTGAACAGCACCaacaatatttatattatgtAATTAAAGAACAAGCCTACCTCATTTGAAAAGGTTTGTCCGTGTAGAGGACCCTCTTCTCAATTTGTTCAGTTTCACACCACTGGCCGCTGGAGACTGGACCATTAGTGCCACTGTCGAGTACGACTCTTTGTGATGTGCGAAGGGAGCCACAGTTGCCAGAGTAACAAACAGTGGACTGCGGGTACTGACACGTAGTAAACGTAGCTCTGTTATGGATGTCCACCTGTGGACAGGAAGATCAAGGAAAATCTAAGAGTGTACaccaatgtaaaaaaaaaaaaaaactcgttggatttctgacattttgacaaCGAATTTCAAAGAATACAATGACCaggcattttttgtttttttgatttttgattgacAATTGAAAATAGAACGAATGATACACGGATTTTGGTTGTTTCCGTTTGGACATTCTGACTCCTTATCCACACACcgtttaaaaatacagaattaaacacacactgtttatCGTCTAGCGATTAGTCCTTCAAATATAGCCTAGCGGTCACAGCAGTGAAGAAGGAAAATAAGGATTTAGAGTCAACGTAACGCTAAAAACCGCTGCTCCCGCTGCTCGTGGTCAGCAACAGAATAGACACCgcattgttgtttgtttgtttgtttgtttgtttgtttgttttggtgatACCCTACCGCATTGTGTTTATTAACGGAGACAGTGAATAAGCACGCACTGGCATGTTTCACTATATTTACTTCAGGAACCCGAGTGTACAGAAAATCCAAAGTCTGTAACCTGTGACACCAGTAATTTCCTTTCCGATGCAATACTGAGGACAATTCAGGCTGGTACTGGCGATACCGagccgatactttgtgtaaatacatcctAATGTGAAAAAATGCAAGACAtcagagtgatttatttatttattttaaactctgaagtatattgaggtagtggtctcatatagccgagctaatacagcaacagaaaaaccaaacagacacaTGGGATCATACataatcaaacattaaaaataaaaaaatgtgggGACTGTattattagtttagtttattaggTAtaaccaagattatctaaaatattgacttaaGTTTTTGCGTAGTTTCAGATTtagaatttacaaaaaaaaattacaacaaacaTTCATTCCCCAATATTAGTGTTTCATTtatgaaataaactaaataacattaaatCTCTTAGGCCACTTAAGCAATTTACAAGTTTACTTTAAAATAGAACTATTTTATAATGATGTCAATTACAAAATCTGAgtatacaaaataataatactaataataatacataattttGAGGACTGTAATCCTTAATAATAACCCTTTAATTAGTAAAAACTAATGTTGGGATTCatgagagaaattaaataagaagTGTCTCACCATCAATGTTCCATCGGGGTTTCTTCCCTTGTAGGCGAAGGACACGGTTCCTCCGTAGTGATGAGATGCAGAAGCCAGTGAGACCAGCGTAAGCAGGATGACCAGAGAAGATGCCATGGCTACCTAAACTCACCTCTGTCTCCAGCGTCTCTGCCGCTCACGTCCACCTGCAGCATCCTTATATACATACCTGGAGAGACACACCTGGATCCTTCCACTGGCACTGACACCCTTTGACTCCTGGATGTGACGCACACTGACACCTCCCTGACGCTCGCTGGCACCTACTGACACACTGTGACATGTCAGGATCTTTCCAGTGGCACTGACGCCTTGTGACCACTAGGGTAAAtcctgacactgacactgacgcACCGTGCCTTGCTGGCAATGACTGCCACTGTTTCAAGATATGCCGTCGCCCTTTCTGCAGTTGACAAAGTTTATGAAGTGCGTCTTTATTCATcgttttgaatttgaattagaTTCGATTAATTgacattaatgaatgaatgaatgtcataTTGAACTGTCCTTAATGTATGGcaagtattaaaataattaatatctttagtattaattaaataatgaaagggATTAAATTATGTGAATGTCGCACcgaataaaaaactaaatattgtttttgaaatgtagttgacttttgtgttttacttcattTCAGTCAAAACACGACTTCTCTCAATTTCATCCATACAACTTCATTGTGAAGAGTAGTAAAGACATTCAGgtgcttatttgtttgttctatTTATTAGTATGTAACAGTATATCTTGAATAGGTGGTTAGGTGGTGTACTTCTCTATGCACTAAATGCAATAGCATTTACTTACTTGTGTGTTTAGTTGTCCTTATGTTAAATGACTTTGATTTCTCGTGCTGATGAGAAGCATCCTCACTGCTTCTTGGTTAACTTTTAGCCGAGAAGACTTGTTTGAACTAGAAAGATGTTGGTCCCATACATATTGTTCTTATGTAATGCCATCAATTTGTCCCAGAACAAAAATTTAGGGGACAGTAGTGACAAAGTTCAAGGGTGAGTTTGACACTGTCCTCTCACAGAGGTCGACGCCTGCTGGTCTTTGAAGGGGGAACCGCAAACTGGAGAAACAGTAAAACAGAGCACACTGCTTGCTACTTTGTAGATTGCTTTATTACTTTACAGGTGCACTCCGGTTTCTGCccccctccaaagacatgctcgttaggctgattggtgactctacattgaccctaggtgtgtgtgtgtgtgagtgtgagtggttgtttgtctctgtgttagccctgtgatagactggagacctgatgccagctgggataggctccagcaacccccgtgaccctagtgcaggattaagcggtacagaagatgagatgagacattaCAGGTGCTTGTGTCA
The sequence above is drawn from the Mugil cephalus isolate CIBA_MC_2020 chromosome 3, CIBA_Mcephalus_1.1, whole genome shotgun sequence genome and encodes:
- the LOC125005226 gene encoding uncharacterized protein LOC125005226 is translated as MASSLVILLTLVSLASASHHYGGTVSFAYKGRNPDGTLMVDIHNRATFTTCQYPQSTVCYSGNCGSLRTSQRVVLDSGTNGPVSSGQWCETEQIEKRVLYTDKPFQMRSASCCWVTTRNGVNDWRLSTFVDLGKRSDTGEPNRSPDTAILPLLRVPQNCPRSYKLMDFDPDGDRVRCRYGNDPNLECSSCHLPSGFQLDENSCTLHYDNSTSADSRVFGLEMVVEDFPRQHITLQYTDGTSATRFPPLARRKREATITWPITTTVAPWMTTAMTPRPTTTTTTAPTTTSTSYHGTPLSRLSLQFSFLVDPSVPSCEEGLYLPKFLDPTPRNGARLEAEVNKELEIRIKAQASYSTLQNIIMSGPANLAKHKTTHDEFVIRWTPVTDGLNDHYAICFAVESTSGSRVYQSEMRCVVVSVVKEHVKVDVICTEFNMTVIVDKSTFSGLDEDHLRLSESNNVDCNLSTRSNSTHIIGTFPLNACGTQIEEDETNLMFKNLITTYDNSSRLITRHHQLEVQFYCSYPKTGNVTAGFTAHRKNVTVWEKGFGKFTYQFEFYDDQTYLRMKDENTYPLEYDIGSRIYMEIDATSSVNNTVMFVESCSAAPYDIPNYQNTYSIIENGCNVDPTIQIHSPDKPTQFRFSLEAFKFIGLHDQVYISCSLMMCEAGNSNTRCSKGCIRSTQANNRRKREATIESTKHFVSQGPLRLRRSAESSGHEVVNLNLNLAFMAGCLLAAVGMVCGVVVYKTKISKVKYQPLSTIES